One genomic window of Boudabousia tangfeifanii includes the following:
- a CDS encoding Nramp family divalent metal transporter → MSSTLPPKRTSDADLDSGTVSPSKAVKTSAEGQIRHEGAPRHRHLITLLGPAFVAAVAYVDPGNVAANITAGARYGYTLVWVLVLANLMAVLIQYQSAKLGLVTGKSLPTILGQRLSKPARISFWAQAEIVAAATDLAEVIGGAVALHLLFGLPLVWGGVIVGIISMVLLMLQNKRTQHRFEMAVIALLAIITIGFLAGLFVDPPSLRGTLNGLVPRFAGSDSVLVAASMLGATVMPHAIYLHSTLVNDRHGQSQEGTDRLLQASRWDVTWALILAGAVNIALLLLAATSLRGVEGTDTIEGAHAAITAHLGPAVGVIFAIGLLASGLASTSVGAYAGSEIMKGLLQIRIPILVRRLITLLPALIILGGGIDATWALVISQVVLSFGIPAALIPLVHYTADEELMGKYRDGVWLRVASLVSTLIICALNLLLIYLTFTGVA, encoded by the coding sequence ATGAGCTCGACTTTGCCGCCTAAGCGTACATCAGATGCCGATCTAGACTCAGGTACGGTATCTCCATCCAAGGCTGTTAAAACGTCTGCTGAGGGGCAAATTCGCCATGAGGGGGCACCTCGTCATCGCCACCTGATTACATTATTGGGTCCCGCTTTTGTAGCGGCCGTGGCGTATGTCGATCCTGGAAATGTGGCAGCTAATATTACTGCTGGTGCCAGATATGGGTATACCTTGGTTTGGGTACTGGTATTGGCTAATCTAATGGCGGTATTGATTCAGTACCAGTCTGCCAAGTTAGGGTTAGTTACGGGAAAGTCTTTGCCCACTATTTTGGGACAGCGTTTGTCAAAACCCGCCCGTATTTCGTTTTGGGCGCAGGCTGAAATTGTTGCGGCGGCAACGGATCTAGCCGAGGTTATCGGTGGGGCAGTAGCTTTGCACCTGTTATTTGGGCTGCCTTTAGTTTGGGGTGGGGTCATTGTTGGCATCATTTCCATGGTGCTATTAATGCTGCAAAATAAGCGTACTCAGCATCGTTTTGAAATGGCCGTGATTGCGCTTTTAGCCATTATTACGATCGGTTTCTTAGCCGGACTCTTCGTCGATCCACCTTCGCTTAGGGGCACTCTCAATGGATTGGTTCCACGTTTTGCTGGTTCTGATTCGGTATTGGTGGCGGCATCTATGCTGGGGGCTACTGTCATGCCTCACGCGATATATTTGCACTCGACTCTGGTAAATGATCGGCATGGCCAGAGCCAAGAAGGAACTGATCGTCTCCTGCAAGCAAGTCGGTGGGATGTAACTTGGGCATTAATCTTGGCTGGGGCTGTCAATATTGCGCTATTGCTATTGGCTGCTACTTCACTGCGTGGAGTGGAAGGCACCGACACTATTGAGGGTGCGCATGCCGCAATTACTGCTCATTTAGGGCCGGCCGTGGGCGTGATATTTGCAATCGGCTTGCTAGCTTCGGGTTTAGCTTCTACTTCAGTTGGGGCTTATGCGGGTTCTGAAATCATGAAGGGGCTTTTGCAAATTCGAATCCCTATTTTGGTTCGCCGATTGATTACCTTGCTCCCAGCTCTGATTATTCTTGGCGGGGGAATTGACGCTACTTGGGCATTGGTTATTTCCCAAGTGGTGCTTTCCTTTGGCATCCCTGCCGCCTTAATACCGTTAGTTCATTACACCGCTGATGAGGAACTGATGGGGAAGTATCGCGATGGCGTTTGGCTTCGCGTCGCATCTTTGGTATCCACTTTGATCATCTGCGCATTAAATCTGTTATTAATCTATTTAACCTTTACTGGGGTTGCTTGA
- a CDS encoding universal stress protein, whose product MNNEVIVVGTDGSDESWTVLDWAVGRAKVANAQLQVLVAYNLPSLTPAGMEGGYLMVDDGKLRDLALETAQKACDYAKERGVEATSVVQPGDPAALLLEASNEASLLVIGTTGSQGIADRFLGSVSASLPAKSKCPVVVVPKFEGGSPFTPVKKIVVGVDGSDTALTALRKAVDETELWGAKLQATSAVPFATGNHLMAWMTPSVDRKRVMHDIRVGLDVSVDQVVGDRDIQVGRHVLDGNPAELLSEFSTAVDLIVVGRRGRGGFAGLLLGSTSHTLLARTTCPVMVVPQEKLEKLNGGATAPWNRA is encoded by the coding sequence GTGAACAACGAAGTTATCGTGGTAGGTACCGATGGTTCAGATGAATCCTGGACAGTTTTGGATTGGGCTGTTGGTCGCGCCAAAGTTGCTAATGCTCAGTTACAAGTTTTAGTCGCATACAATTTGCCTTCTCTGACCCCTGCCGGAATGGAAGGGGGCTACCTGATGGTAGACGATGGTAAGCTTCGCGATTTGGCTTTAGAGACTGCGCAGAAAGCGTGTGATTACGCTAAGGAACGAGGTGTCGAAGCGACCTCGGTAGTACAGCCGGGTGATCCTGCAGCGCTTTTGTTGGAAGCTTCCAACGAGGCATCTTTGCTAGTGATTGGCACTACCGGTTCACAGGGTATTGCTGATCGGTTCTTGGGTTCTGTTTCTGCGTCATTGCCCGCAAAGTCTAAGTGCCCGGTTGTAGTAGTGCCCAAGTTTGAAGGTGGCAGCCCGTTTACTCCAGTTAAAAAGATTGTGGTTGGGGTTGATGGCTCTGATACAGCTTTGACCGCCTTGCGTAAAGCAGTCGATGAGACCGAACTTTGGGGTGCAAAGTTGCAAGCAACTTCTGCCGTTCCTTTTGCTACTGGAAACCACTTGATGGCCTGGATGACACCCTCAGTTGATCGTAAACGAGTAATGCATGATATTCGGGTTGGCCTTGATGTCTCGGTAGATCAGGTAGTTGGTGATCGTGATATTCAAGTCGGTCGACATGTGTTGGATGGAAACCCTGCGGAGCTACTTTCGGAGTTCTCTACTGCAGTAGATCTGATCGTAGTGGGGCGTCGCGGACGCGGTGGCTTCGCGGGGCTATTGCTTGGTTCTACCTCTCATACCCTGTTGGCACGGACTACGTGCCCAGTGATGGTGGTTCCGCAAGAGAAACTTGAAAAGCTCAATGGGGGAGCCACTGCTCCCTGGAATCGCGCATAA
- a CDS encoding C40 family peptidase yields MQKTSQVRHRAAKRPNDSRRGARTMAAATTTGLALSAIAGAGVAGASPVESGAATVDVSSLAQKAQAALAVNAPVAVAKDAKWDAEGADVEVKVFDARAERRKAAEAEAKARREAEEKAQREAEEAAQSARSSRSASRSATRSAARSAAPSNNSSANTSSQSAAKAEVKEAPRAVSSAGSSSVVGIAFRYLGTPYRWGGSTPSGFDCSGFTSYVYRQVGINLPHSSGAQRGHGTQVSAAAAKPGDLVWHPGHVGIYIGGGKMIHSPRPGKGVEVVPVRGGDRFYRMR; encoded by the coding sequence ATGCAGAAGACCTCGCAGGTACGTCATCGTGCCGCAAAGCGTCCGAATGACTCCCGCCGCGGCGCACGTACCATGGCAGCTGCAACCACCACTGGTTTAGCTCTATCCGCCATCGCAGGTGCAGGTGTTGCAGGGGCATCCCCAGTAGAATCCGGGGCTGCTACTGTTGACGTTTCTTCGCTAGCTCAGAAAGCACAGGCTGCTCTTGCAGTTAATGCTCCAGTAGCTGTTGCTAAGGATGCCAAGTGGGATGCTGAAGGTGCAGATGTTGAGGTCAAGGTATTTGATGCTCGCGCTGAACGCCGTAAGGCTGCTGAGGCTGAAGCTAAGGCTCGTCGTGAAGCCGAAGAAAAGGCTCAGCGTGAAGCTGAAGAAGCAGCACAGAGTGCCCGCTCTTCCCGTTCCGCCTCCCGCAGCGCTACCCGTAGTGCAGCTCGTTCTGCGGCACCTTCGAATAACTCATCTGCTAACACCTCGTCGCAGTCGGCTGCTAAGGCAGAAGTTAAAGAGGCTCCACGTGCAGTATCCAGCGCTGGTAGCTCTTCAGTAGTCGGTATTGCTTTCCGTTACCTCGGTACCCCTTACCGTTGGGGCGGCTCCACTCCTTCCGGCTTTGACTGCTCAGGTTTCACTTCTTATGTTTACCGTCAAGTTGGGATCAACCTACCTCACTCCTCTGGTGCTCAGCGGGGTCATGGTACTCAGGTCTCTGCAGCAGCAGCTAAGCCAGGTGACCTCGTTTGGCACCCAGGCCACGTCGGTATTTACATTGGCGGCGGCAAGATGATTCACTCTCCACGTCCAGGTAAGGGTGTTGAGGTTGTGCCAGTTCGCGGTGGCGATCGTTTCTACCGCATGCGCTGA
- a CDS encoding metal-dependent transcriptional regulator: MSGLIDTTEMYLKTIYELEEDGVPALRARIVERLGHSGPTVSQTVARMERDGLVALTDHRRLSFTDEGRRRATSVVRRHRLAECLLVGPLGLELGQVHQEACRWEHVMSEYVSERLAAVLEDPEVDPFGNLVPSLDDDKSLRDPRGLSCSELRVSAEAKKCVLIRIGEPLQAERSILDQMISIGALPEKEVMIRRENRYILLETPSGEVSIPVALAMHLFVRD, translated from the coding sequence GTGAGCGGCCTTATTGATACCACTGAGATGTATCTGAAAACCATCTATGAGTTGGAAGAGGATGGCGTGCCGGCTTTGCGCGCTCGCATCGTGGAACGACTGGGGCACTCGGGACCTACTGTTTCGCAGACGGTAGCGCGGATGGAACGTGATGGTTTGGTTGCTTTGACTGATCATCGTCGACTTTCGTTTACTGATGAGGGACGGCGCCGGGCGACCTCGGTTGTTCGCCGTCATCGACTGGCGGAATGTTTGTTGGTAGGCCCGCTTGGACTTGAACTTGGTCAAGTGCATCAAGAGGCATGCCGTTGGGAACATGTTATGAGTGAATATGTTTCAGAGCGTTTGGCTGCCGTCTTGGAAGATCCTGAAGTTGATCCTTTTGGTAATTTGGTTCCTTCGCTAGATGACGATAAATCTTTGCGTGATCCTCGCGGTCTTTCTTGCAGTGAACTCCGTGTCTCGGCAGAAGCTAAAAAATGTGTTCTGATTCGCATTGGGGAACCTTTACAGGCTGAACGATCGATTCTCGATCAGATGATTTCGATTGGGGCATTGCCTGAGAAGGAAGTGATGATTCGTCGCGAAAACCGCTATATTCTGCTGGAAACTCCAAGTGGTGAAGTTTCAATTCCAGTAGCTTTAGCGATGCATTTATTCGTTCGCGACTAA
- a CDS encoding MFS transporter: MSKTFASLSIPNYRIWFIGTTFAATAVWMQRVAQDWVVLTDLTNKNATAVGIVTALQFLPQLFLSPYAGKVIDRLDRRRLIQFTQGAMALIAMILSLLLYFEVAHLYHFYILAFLGGLVQTFDNPARQIFVNELVPPRSVPNAVALNSASFNLARMIGPAVAGYTLAWMGSWLVFAVNAALLLGPIIALAVMDQTEFHPAVHPKRGSGQIREGLRYIMARRDIVAIMVVASVVSCLGLNFQLTSAVMANVEFHRGSADFGLLGSVMAIGSLTGALVAARRAVPRVRTVVAAAFGFGVVEGIMALAPNYYVFAVLAVPLGFFALTMITSANAAIQISCDPMVRGRVMSIYSMVFLGTVPVGAPIIGWISENWGARWGLGVGSIACLLVSGVVGMIVFRKWGIDLQMRSKAPFVEVVGPRDRYLGLHPEAVDQIRTISIEEAFARQQQAKDAKEIKQKAKKQKKHR; this comes from the coding sequence TTGTCTAAAACATTTGCATCTTTAAGCATTCCGAATTATCGGATCTGGTTTATTGGCACAACTTTTGCTGCCACTGCCGTTTGGATGCAACGTGTCGCCCAAGACTGGGTGGTGCTCACAGACTTAACTAACAAGAACGCGACCGCAGTTGGAATTGTGACTGCATTACAGTTCTTGCCGCAGCTTTTCTTATCTCCTTATGCGGGCAAAGTAATTGATCGTCTTGATCGAAGGCGTCTAATTCAATTTACTCAAGGTGCCATGGCGTTGATCGCCATGATTCTCTCCTTATTGCTATATTTTGAAGTCGCTCATCTATATCATTTTTATATTTTGGCGTTTTTGGGCGGTTTAGTTCAGACCTTTGATAATCCTGCCCGTCAGATTTTTGTTAATGAGCTGGTTCCGCCTCGCTCCGTGCCTAATGCGGTGGCATTAAATTCGGCATCGTTTAATCTTGCTCGCATGATTGGGCCAGCAGTTGCCGGTTATACCTTAGCCTGGATGGGCTCGTGGCTTGTTTTTGCAGTAAATGCGGCTTTGTTGTTAGGTCCCATCATTGCTCTTGCCGTGATGGATCAAACGGAGTTTCATCCGGCAGTTCATCCTAAGCGTGGCTCGGGGCAAATCCGTGAAGGGCTACGTTATATTATGGCTCGCCGTGACATTGTTGCCATCATGGTGGTTGCTTCGGTGGTTTCCTGCCTAGGCTTGAATTTCCAGTTAACCAGCGCTGTGATGGCCAATGTGGAGTTCCATCGGGGCTCTGCCGATTTTGGTCTGCTTGGCTCGGTAATGGCGATCGGCTCTTTAACTGGGGCTTTGGTAGCCGCTAGGCGAGCAGTTCCTAGGGTTAGAACAGTTGTGGCTGCTGCTTTCGGTTTTGGGGTAGTTGAAGGCATCATGGCTTTGGCTCCGAATTATTATGTGTTTGCGGTATTGGCGGTACCGTTAGGCTTCTTTGCCTTGACGATGATTACCTCAGCAAATGCGGCTATTCAGATTTCCTGTGACCCAATGGTTCGAGGGCGAGTAATGTCCATTTACTCCATGGTATTTTTGGGGACGGTTCCAGTTGGAGCTCCAATCATTGGATGGATTAGCGAAAACTGGGGTGCTCGCTGGGGCCTAGGAGTAGGCTCGATTGCTTGCTTGCTTGTTTCGGGTGTGGTTGGCATGATCGTTTTCCGTAAGTGGGGGATTGACCTGCAGATGCGTTCGAAAGCACCCTTTGTAGAAGTTGTTGGACCTAGAGATCGTTATCTAGGTTTGCATCCCGAAGCCGTAGATCAGATTAGGACAATTTCAATCGAGGAAGCTTTTGCCCGTCAGCAGCAGGCCAAGGACGCTAAAGAGATTAAACAAAAAGCTAAGAAACAAAAGAAGCATCGTTAG
- a CDS encoding DUF3027 domain-containing protein, translating into MEKKAANKTPASAEKKAKPRRDAVLQAAVEQAREAALDLARPGHVGDHLGSHADGERLLTHYFACLHPGYVGWVWAVTMARVPRSKVATICEVEMIPHEGALLAPPWVPWEERLRPSDVSRGDVVPYLANDERLVLGSVRAEDEDIDAGDETRLMLDRPRVMSEQATNAVAGRWKKTLRTARGNHRFAQNCETCAFMLPLAGTLGKSYGVCGNEFSTEDGRLVAFTHACGAHSETDAERTDSPWEVEPLRLNDLTMEVLNPADFWLDEDAEAKADESAKQD; encoded by the coding sequence GTGGAGAAAAAAGCTGCGAACAAGACCCCTGCCAGCGCAGAGAAAAAAGCTAAGCCGCGTCGTGATGCGGTTTTGCAAGCTGCCGTTGAACAGGCTCGTGAAGCAGCACTCGACTTGGCACGACCAGGTCACGTTGGTGATCACCTCGGTTCTCATGCCGATGGGGAACGACTTTTAACCCATTACTTTGCATGCTTGCACCCTGGATATGTGGGCTGGGTGTGGGCTGTTACCATGGCTCGCGTCCCTCGCAGTAAAGTGGCCACGATTTGTGAAGTAGAAATGATTCCTCACGAGGGCGCGCTCTTAGCACCACCGTGGGTTCCTTGGGAAGAGCGCCTTCGCCCCTCTGACGTGTCGCGTGGAGACGTTGTACCTTACCTAGCAAACGATGAACGTCTGGTGCTGGGCAGTGTACGAGCAGAGGATGAAGATATTGACGCAGGTGATGAAACGCGTCTAATGCTTGATCGTCCTCGGGTAATGTCAGAACAGGCAACTAATGCTGTTGCAGGGCGTTGGAAGAAAACTTTGCGTACTGCTCGCGGCAACCATCGTTTCGCCCAAAACTGTGAGACCTGTGCTTTCATGTTGCCGTTAGCTGGTACGCTCGGGAAATCATATGGGGTCTGCGGTAACGAATTCTCTACCGAGGACGGTCGCCTAGTTGCTTTCACTCACGCTTGTGGAGCGCACTCGGAAACCGATGCCGAGCGGACTGACTCGCCATGGGAAGTTGAGCCATTGCGCCTTAATGACTTGACCATGGAAGTTCTGAATCCAGCAGATTTTTGGCTTGACGAGGACGCTGAAGCTAAAGCGGACGAAAGTGCAAAACAGGACTGA
- a CDS encoding cold-shock protein, whose protein sequence is MPIGKVKWFEPRKGFGYVTGEDGKDVFLHASALPEGVSTLRPGTKIDYSFADSRRGPQVLSLEVLAEPADTRGPRRKPEEMVPLVEDLIKLLDQTSEPLRRGRYPENGRKLAKLLRALAHEFDA, encoded by the coding sequence ATGCCAATTGGGAAGGTCAAGTGGTTCGAGCCGCGTAAGGGTTTCGGCTACGTTACTGGCGAGGACGGAAAAGACGTCTTTTTGCACGCCAGTGCGCTCCCGGAAGGGGTAAGCACTTTACGTCCTGGAACAAAGATTGATTACAGCTTTGCGGACAGCCGTCGCGGTCCTCAGGTTTTGTCACTTGAAGTTTTGGCAGAACCAGCGGATACTCGCGGCCCCCGTCGTAAGCCAGAAGAAATGGTTCCTCTAGTTGAGGATTTGATTAAGCTACTGGATCAGACATCTGAACCATTGCGTCGCGGACGTTACCCTGAAAACGGCCGCAAGCTAGCTAAGTTGCTACGCGCTTTGGCTCACGAGTTCGACGCCTAA
- a CDS encoding ABC-F family ATP-binding cassette domain-containing protein yields MHLIGLQQVRALAGSRILLDDITLGLEAGARVGVLGPNGAGKSTLLRILAGTGEIASGLRTVTGGVEIAMLSQQDDFTPEMTVAEAIHAGKEAHEWATDPKIRQIHTGLLADVPLDALVANLSGGQRRRVALAAALTAPAQVLCLDEPTNHLDVEGVDWLVRHLQERFSGSGKNKGALVVVTHDRWFLDALCTRVWEVVPGIELGNGRPQLPGRIEFYDGSYAAYVLARAERARQNDLAAQKRENLLRKELAWLRRGAPARTSKPRFRIAAAETLIADVPPPRDNVELLKMATARLGKDVVDLEDVSLSFPQPEGEPKVILDEVTWRLAPAERVGIVGVNGAGKTTLLRLLEGVLPPSAGRVKTGKTVKIATLSQATHELDAVADLRVVEAVNEVAATITVGGKELTASQLTERLGFTKSRAWTQVKELSGGERRRLQLMRLLMSEPNVLLLDEPTNDLDTDTLAAMEDLLDSFPGTLVVVSHDRYLLERVTDHQVALLGDGKLRDLPGGVEQYLEMRRAQAQGANVALTGFDKTEQSNDETAGDQVASDEHSAASSTLSAAERRLKQKEADKLERQLQKANQAVEKLHAKLEEVSAQAMTSEKAQEQLAQLGRDLQAANEQVEELEMAWLEAAAEL; encoded by the coding sequence ATGCACCTAATCGGATTACAACAAGTACGCGCTCTAGCTGGTTCTCGGATTCTGCTCGATGACATAACCTTAGGTTTGGAGGCTGGCGCTCGCGTGGGCGTCCTAGGCCCAAATGGAGCGGGCAAGTCAACGCTTTTGCGGATCCTTGCCGGTACCGGAGAGATCGCCTCGGGGCTTCGTACCGTTACCGGCGGGGTAGAAATCGCGATGCTCAGCCAGCAGGATGACTTCACCCCAGAAATGACGGTGGCCGAAGCAATCCATGCAGGTAAAGAAGCGCATGAATGGGCTACCGATCCAAAGATCCGACAGATCCACACGGGACTATTAGCGGACGTGCCACTTGACGCATTGGTCGCTAATCTTTCAGGCGGTCAGCGACGGCGAGTCGCACTAGCAGCCGCCTTAACCGCCCCAGCACAAGTGCTTTGCTTAGACGAACCCACTAACCATCTTGATGTCGAGGGCGTTGACTGGCTCGTGCGCCATCTCCAAGAACGCTTTAGCGGCAGTGGTAAAAACAAAGGCGCCCTAGTAGTCGTTACCCACGACCGTTGGTTCCTTGATGCCCTGTGCACGCGAGTATGGGAAGTGGTACCCGGAATCGAACTCGGAAACGGTCGGCCGCAGTTACCGGGGCGAATCGAGTTCTACGATGGTTCCTACGCAGCCTATGTCCTAGCTCGGGCCGAGCGCGCCCGACAAAATGATCTTGCGGCTCAAAAGCGTGAAAACCTGTTACGTAAAGAACTAGCCTGGTTGCGTCGAGGCGCGCCTGCTCGAACCTCCAAACCGCGTTTTAGAATCGCCGCCGCGGAAACCCTTATCGCTGACGTGCCACCACCGCGTGACAATGTCGAACTGTTAAAGATGGCAACCGCAAGGCTCGGGAAGGACGTAGTCGACCTCGAGGACGTTTCTCTGTCTTTCCCACAGCCTGAAGGTGAACCAAAGGTCATTCTCGATGAGGTTACGTGGCGGCTGGCGCCAGCCGAACGTGTCGGGATCGTGGGTGTTAATGGGGCTGGAAAAACCACTCTTTTGCGTTTGCTTGAAGGGGTCTTGCCGCCCTCGGCTGGCCGAGTCAAGACCGGAAAAACAGTAAAAATCGCCACCCTTTCGCAGGCTACCCACGAACTCGATGCGGTAGCCGACTTGCGGGTGGTAGAGGCCGTCAATGAAGTTGCTGCCACGATTACCGTTGGGGGAAAAGAATTGACCGCATCCCAACTTACCGAACGCCTTGGGTTCACCAAATCGCGGGCATGGACTCAGGTTAAGGAACTATCAGGTGGAGAACGTCGTCGCTTGCAACTTATGCGATTGCTAATGAGCGAACCAAATGTTTTGCTTTTGGACGAACCCACTAACGACCTCGATACCGATACTTTGGCGGCCATGGAAGATCTGCTCGATTCTTTCCCTGGAACGCTGGTGGTAGTTTCCCACGACCGGTACTTATTGGAGCGCGTTACCGATCACCAAGTTGCTCTGCTCGGTGATGGCAAGCTGAGAGATTTGCCTGGGGGAGTCGAACAATATCTTGAAATGCGTCGTGCGCAAGCACAAGGTGCCAATGTAGCACTTACAGGTTTTGATAAGACTGAGCAATCGAATGACGAAACTGCTGGCGACCAAGTAGCTTCGGACGAGCACAGCGCTGCTTCGTCCACGTTGAGTGCCGCCGAACGACGTTTGAAGCAAAAAGAAGCGGATAAGCTTGAGCGCCAACTGCAAAAAGCTAACCAGGCGGTTGAAAAGCTACATGCCAAGTTGGAAGAAGTTTCCGCCCAAGCGATGACATCAGAAAAAGCACAAGAACAGTTGGCGCAGCTTGGACGCGATTTGCAAGCGGCCAATGAACAAGTTGAAGAACTAGAAATGGCTTGGTTAGAAGCCGCTGCGGAACTTTAA
- the rsmA gene encoding 16S rRNA (adenine(1518)-N(6)/adenine(1519)-N(6))-dimethyltransferase RsmA — MHSELELLNPAAIRELCEALGVRPTKTRGQNFVHDAGTVRKIVRAAGVQSEDKVLEVGPGLGSLTLALLETGAQVTAVEIDELLAHALPTTIKSRAGEKAANLRVLTKDALAVKSLADLELAERVSGSEEFAPPTKLVANLPYNVAVPVILSLLAALPSLQEVLVMVQAEVADRLAAKPGSRIYGIPSVKAQWYGQTQRLNTIGRNVFWPIPNVDSALVQLVKWPAELDPKAHTKASREEVFAAIDAAFSQRRKTLRSALAKWAGSSAEVDRIAQLAGVDSSQRGEKLEIHDFIALAEAKNQTETEGLEVLSTAKVTAVETTEDAASGSAVPGRWALASAPGKVNLLLRCQAPDTVGEYHQLFTVFQALSLRESVLVRVRDDQEITLSQLAENQAGDALELDPELVDLAPEKHLAYRAVHAFQAAANLPFGADILVVKRVPVAGGMAGGSADAAAALIAANEAFQAGWNLDELEVLATTLGADVPFCLHGENALGTNRGDELQSLPAGEKRWWVMVTNQQGLSTPAVFRAADELHWQAQAQGRPELELPTSLPNELPKQLCHDLLESQNGDPQDWKRFGSALQNDLMIPALSLREDVHQLLQFAWGLPVPLHAFISGSGPTIAIAVPDEAAAKIVQAEMSQQPGVAQALILTGPEPGGRVDAQGQGTLSQDLTQIYPVEK, encoded by the coding sequence ATGCACAGCGAATTAGAGCTACTAAATCCCGCCGCAATCCGCGAACTATGCGAGGCTTTAGGGGTTCGCCCAACCAAAACTCGTGGACAAAACTTTGTTCACGACGCTGGCACCGTCCGTAAAATCGTGCGAGCCGCGGGAGTTCAGTCCGAAGATAAAGTACTCGAAGTTGGCCCTGGACTGGGCTCTTTGACCCTAGCTCTGCTTGAAACTGGAGCACAAGTTACCGCCGTCGAGATTGATGAACTCCTGGCACACGCCCTACCAACTACCATCAAATCTCGTGCGGGAGAAAAAGCGGCCAATCTGAGGGTCTTAACGAAAGATGCTCTGGCAGTAAAATCCTTGGCTGATTTAGAACTGGCAGAACGTGTTAGTGGTAGTGAAGAATTCGCGCCACCAACCAAACTGGTAGCAAACCTGCCCTACAACGTGGCTGTTCCAGTGATCCTTTCGCTACTCGCTGCGCTACCGAGCCTGCAAGAAGTGCTAGTGATGGTGCAGGCCGAGGTCGCAGATCGCCTCGCGGCAAAGCCTGGCAGTCGGATTTATGGGATTCCTTCCGTGAAGGCTCAATGGTACGGTCAAACGCAACGACTAAACACCATCGGACGAAATGTTTTCTGGCCGATCCCGAATGTGGATTCCGCCCTCGTCCAGCTAGTTAAATGGCCGGCCGAGCTCGATCCCAAAGCCCACACCAAAGCTAGCCGGGAAGAAGTCTTTGCAGCTATTGACGCCGCTTTCAGCCAGCGTCGTAAGACTTTGCGTTCTGCACTCGCCAAATGGGCGGGAAGTTCTGCCGAGGTCGATCGGATTGCTCAACTCGCCGGAGTAGATTCTAGCCAACGAGGCGAAAAACTTGAAATACACGACTTCATCGCCTTGGCGGAAGCGAAAAACCAGACTGAAACTGAAGGCCTCGAGGTGCTCTCGACAGCTAAAGTTACCGCGGTAGAAACCACGGAAGATGCTGCTAGCGGGTCAGCGGTGCCAGGACGCTGGGCCTTGGCGAGCGCGCCCGGAAAAGTAAACCTCCTGCTGCGTTGTCAAGCCCCCGATACGGTCGGGGAATATCATCAGCTATTCACGGTTTTTCAAGCCCTTTCGCTGCGAGAAAGCGTTTTAGTTCGGGTACGCGATGATCAGGAAATAACTCTCAGCCAGTTGGCTGAAAACCAAGCGGGGGATGCCCTCGAACTAGATCCAGAGCTAGTCGACCTTGCCCCTGAAAAACACTTAGCTTACCGGGCCGTACACGCCTTCCAAGCGGCCGCTAATCTGCCATTCGGGGCAGATATTTTGGTGGTCAAACGAGTGCCCGTTGCCGGTGGTATGGCCGGAGGAAGTGCCGATGCCGCAGCCGCACTAATCGCTGCTAATGAAGCCTTCCAAGCTGGCTGGAACCTTGATGAACTAGAAGTTTTGGCTACTACTTTGGGGGCAGACGTTCCCTTCTGCCTGCACGGGGAAAACGCCCTCGGAACCAACCGCGGTGATGAACTGCAATCACTACCGGCAGGAGAAAAACGCTGGTGGGTAATGGTCACCAATCAACAAGGCCTCTCCACCCCTGCGGTGTTCCGAGCGGCCGATGAACTTCACTGGCAAGCGCAAGCGCAGGGCCGACCAGAACTTGAACTGCCAACCTCGCTGCCTAACGAGCTGCCCAAGCAGCTTTGCCACGACCTATTGGAATCCCAAAATGGCGACCCTCAAGACTGGAAACGATTCGGTTCGGCCCTGCAAAACGACTTAATGATTCCCGCCCTAAGCCTGCGAGAAGACGTACATCAACTACTGCAGTTCGCATGGGGGCTACCGGTCCCATTGCACGCCTTCATTTCTGGCTCAGGACCAACCATTGCGATTGCTGTACCCGATGAGGCGGCAGCTAAAATTGTTCAGGCCGAAATGAGCCAACAACCGGGGGTTGCCCAAGCCCTGATCTTGACTGGTCCCGAACCTGGGGGACGCGTGGACGCCCAAGGACAGGGAACACTTTCACAAGATTTGACCCAAATCTACCCGGTAGAAAAATAG